The Neomonachus schauinslandi chromosome 11, ASM220157v2, whole genome shotgun sequence genome contains a region encoding:
- the LOC110586148 gene encoding histone H4 transcription factor isoform X2: MTESCCEEEEFSCLWQECGFCSMDSSADLIRHVYFHCYHTKLKQWGLQALQSQANLSPCILDFQSRNIIPDIPDHFLCLWEHCESSFDNPEWFYRHVEAHSLCCEYQAVGKDNHVVLCGWKGCTCTFKDCRKLREHLRSHTQEKVVACPTCGGMFANNTKFLDHIRRQTSLDQQRFQCSHCSKRFATERLLRDHMRNHVNHYKCPLCDMTCPLPSSLRNHMRFRHSEDRPFKCDCCDYSCKNLIDLRKHLDTHSKEPAYRCDFENCSFSARSLCSIKSHYRKVHEGDSEPRYKCHVCDKCFTRGNNLTVHLREKHQFKWPSGHPRFRYKEHEDGYMRLQLVRYESVELTQQLLRQPQDGSGLGAALSESSLQGILLEAVPGEPGPQEEAEEEEEGGSSEGTGLSASQDTPSPIIHVVNQTNAQGEQEIVYYVLSEAPGGPPPSP; this comes from the exons ATGACTGAAAGCTGCTGTGAGG AGGAAGAATTCTCCTGCTTGTGGCAGGAGTGTGGCTTTTGTTCTATGGACAGTTCGGCTGACCTCATCCGCCATGTCTACTTCCACTGCTACCACACCAAGCTGAAGCAGTGGGGGCTGCAGGCTCTGCAGAGCCAGGCCAACCTCAGTCCCTGCATCCTGGACTTCCAGAGCCGCAACATCATCCCTGACATCCCCGATCACTTCCTGTGTCTGTGGGAGCACTGTGAG agttccttCGACAATCCCGAGTGGTTCTATCGGCACGTGGAAGCGCACAGCTTATGCTGTGAATACCAGGCAGTCGGCAAGGACAACCATGTGGTGCTGTGTGGCTGGAAAG GCTGTACCTGCACCTTCAAGGACTGCCGGAAGCTTCGAGAGCACCTCCGCAGCCACACCCAGGAGAAGGTGGTGGCCTGCCCCACCTGTGGGGGCATGTTTGCCAACAACACCAAGTTCTTAGATCACATCCGTCGCCAGACCTCGTTGGATC agcaGCGCTTCCAGTGCTCTCACTGTTCCAAGAGATTTGCCACGGAGCGGCTCCTGCGGGACCATATGCGTAACCATG tGAACCACTATAAGTGTCCTCTGTGTGATATGACCTGCCCGCTGCCGTCTTCCCTCCGCAACCACATGCGCTTTCGCCACAGCGAGGACCGGCCCTTCAAATGTGACTGTTGTGACTACAG CTGCAAGAATCTGATTGACCTGCGGAAGCACCTGGATACCCACAGCAAGGAGCCAGCCTACAGGTGTGATTTTGAGAACTGCAGCTTCAGTGCGCGATCCCTCTGCTCTATCAAGTCCCATTACCGAAAAGTGCATGAA gGAGACTCAGAGCCAAGGTACAAGTGTCACGTGTGCGACAAATGCTTCACGAGGGGCAACAACCTCACTGTGCATCTTCGTGAGAAGCACCAGTTCAAGTGGCCCTCAGGGCACCCCCGTTTTCG GTACAAGGAGCACGAAGATGGCTACATGCGGCTGCAGCTGGTTCGCTACGAGAGTGTGGAGCTGACGCAGCAGCTGCTACGGCAGCCGCAGGACGGATCGGGCCTGGGAGCAGCACTGAGTGAGAGCAGCCTGCAGGGCATCCTTCTCGAAGCAGTGCCAGGGGAGCCAGGACCCCAGGAGGAggctgaagaggaagaggagggcggGAGCAGTGAGGGGACAGGCCTCTCAGCCTCTCAGGACACTCCCAGCCCCATCATCCACGTGGTGAATCAGACCAACGCCCAAGGCGAGCAAGAGATTGTCTACTATGTGTTGTCCGAAGCCCCGGGAgggcccccccccagcccctga
- the LOC110586148 gene encoding histone H4 transcription factor isoform X1, translating to MPPPGKVPRKENLGLQCEWGSCSFVCSAMEEFCEHVTRHLQQHVRGSGEDEEEEEDLLEEEFSCLWQECGFCSMDSSADLIRHVYFHCYHTKLKQWGLQALQSQANLSPCILDFQSRNIIPDIPDHFLCLWEHCESSFDNPEWFYRHVEAHSLCCEYQAVGKDNHVVLCGWKGCTCTFKDCRKLREHLRSHTQEKVVACPTCGGMFANNTKFLDHIRRQTSLDQQRFQCSHCSKRFATERLLRDHMRNHVNHYKCPLCDMTCPLPSSLRNHMRFRHSEDRPFKCDCCDYSCKNLIDLRKHLDTHSKEPAYRCDFENCSFSARSLCSIKSHYRKVHEGDSEPRYKCHVCDKCFTRGNNLTVHLREKHQFKWPSGHPRFRYKEHEDGYMRLQLVRYESVELTQQLLRQPQDGSGLGAALSESSLQGILLEAVPGEPGPQEEAEEEEEGGSSEGTGLSASQDTPSPIIHVVNQTNAQGEQEIVYYVLSEAPGGPPPSP from the exons ATGCCGCCCCCGGGGAAAGTTCCCCGAAAGGAGAACCTGGGGCTCCAGTGTGAGTGGGGGTCCTGCTCCTTTGTGTGCTCGGCCATGGAGGAGTTCTGCGAGCATGTCACTCGGCACCTGCAGCAGCACGTGCGCGGCTCCggggaggacgaggaggaggaggaggacctgCTCG AGGAAGAATTCTCCTGCTTGTGGCAGGAGTGTGGCTTTTGTTCTATGGACAGTTCGGCTGACCTCATCCGCCATGTCTACTTCCACTGCTACCACACCAAGCTGAAGCAGTGGGGGCTGCAGGCTCTGCAGAGCCAGGCCAACCTCAGTCCCTGCATCCTGGACTTCCAGAGCCGCAACATCATCCCTGACATCCCCGATCACTTCCTGTGTCTGTGGGAGCACTGTGAG agttccttCGACAATCCCGAGTGGTTCTATCGGCACGTGGAAGCGCACAGCTTATGCTGTGAATACCAGGCAGTCGGCAAGGACAACCATGTGGTGCTGTGTGGCTGGAAAG GCTGTACCTGCACCTTCAAGGACTGCCGGAAGCTTCGAGAGCACCTCCGCAGCCACACCCAGGAGAAGGTGGTGGCCTGCCCCACCTGTGGGGGCATGTTTGCCAACAACACCAAGTTCTTAGATCACATCCGTCGCCAGACCTCGTTGGATC agcaGCGCTTCCAGTGCTCTCACTGTTCCAAGAGATTTGCCACGGAGCGGCTCCTGCGGGACCATATGCGTAACCATG tGAACCACTATAAGTGTCCTCTGTGTGATATGACCTGCCCGCTGCCGTCTTCCCTCCGCAACCACATGCGCTTTCGCCACAGCGAGGACCGGCCCTTCAAATGTGACTGTTGTGACTACAG CTGCAAGAATCTGATTGACCTGCGGAAGCACCTGGATACCCACAGCAAGGAGCCAGCCTACAGGTGTGATTTTGAGAACTGCAGCTTCAGTGCGCGATCCCTCTGCTCTATCAAGTCCCATTACCGAAAAGTGCATGAA gGAGACTCAGAGCCAAGGTACAAGTGTCACGTGTGCGACAAATGCTTCACGAGGGGCAACAACCTCACTGTGCATCTTCGTGAGAAGCACCAGTTCAAGTGGCCCTCAGGGCACCCCCGTTTTCG GTACAAGGAGCACGAAGATGGCTACATGCGGCTGCAGCTGGTTCGCTACGAGAGTGTGGAGCTGACGCAGCAGCTGCTACGGCAGCCGCAGGACGGATCGGGCCTGGGAGCAGCACTGAGTGAGAGCAGCCTGCAGGGCATCCTTCTCGAAGCAGTGCCAGGGGAGCCAGGACCCCAGGAGGAggctgaagaggaagaggagggcggGAGCAGTGAGGGGACAGGCCTCTCAGCCTCTCAGGACACTCCCAGCCCCATCATCCACGTGGTGAATCAGACCAACGCCCAAGGCGAGCAAGAGATTGTCTACTATGTGTTGTCCGAAGCCCCGGGAgggcccccccccagcccctga